One Streptomyces sp. L2 genomic window carries:
- a CDS encoding folylpolyglutamate synthase/dihydrofolate synthase family protein has protein sequence MVEAETTRDPDLAVIEAGSRTLRTQGGAPQADVPARPEDPEVDRALREVEAELAGRWGETKLEPSVSRIAALMDVLGEPQRSYPSIHITGTNGKTSTARMIEALLGAFELRTGRYTSPHVQSITERISLDGAPVSAERFVETYQDIRPYVEMVDAQQEYRLSFFEVLTGMAYAAFADAPVDVAVVEVGMGGSWDATNVIDGDVAVITPIGLDHTDRLGGTTGEIAGEKSGIIKQDATVIMAQQPVDAAQVLLKKAVEVDATVAREGLEFGVVARQVAVGGQMLTLRGLGGEYHEVYLPLHGAHQAHNAAVALAAVEAFFGVGAQRAEPLAVDTVRKAFASVSSPGRLEVVRRSPTVVLDAAHNPAGAEAAAEAVREAFDFSRLIGVVGASGDKNVRGLLEAFEPLFTEVVVTQNSSHRAMDADELAAIAVEVFGEERVQVEPRLPDALEAAITLAEEEGEFTGGGVLVTGSVITVGEARLLLGKG, from the coding sequence ATCGTCGAGGCGGAGACCACCCGCGACCCCGACCTCGCCGTCATCGAGGCCGGCAGCCGCACCCTCCGTACCCAGGGCGGCGCGCCGCAGGCCGATGTGCCGGCCCGCCCCGAGGACCCCGAGGTCGACAGGGCGCTGCGCGAGGTCGAGGCGGAGCTGGCCGGCCGCTGGGGCGAGACCAAGCTGGAGCCCTCCGTCAGCCGCATCGCCGCGCTGATGGACGTACTGGGCGAGCCGCAGCGGTCGTACCCCTCGATCCACATCACCGGGACGAACGGCAAGACCTCCACCGCCCGCATGATCGAGGCCCTGCTCGGCGCCTTCGAGCTGCGCACCGGCCGGTACACCAGCCCGCACGTGCAGTCGATCACCGAGCGGATCAGCCTGGACGGCGCGCCGGTCTCCGCCGAGCGGTTCGTCGAGACGTACCAGGACATCAGGCCGTACGTCGAGATGGTCGACGCGCAGCAGGAGTACCGGCTGTCGTTCTTCGAGGTGCTGACCGGCATGGCGTACGCCGCGTTCGCGGACGCGCCCGTCGACGTGGCCGTCGTCGAGGTCGGCATGGGCGGCTCCTGGGACGCGACGAACGTCATCGACGGTGACGTAGCCGTCATCACGCCCATCGGCCTGGACCACACCGACCGGCTCGGCGGGACCACCGGGGAGATCGCCGGCGAGAAGTCCGGCATCATCAAGCAGGACGCCACGGTGATCATGGCGCAGCAGCCGGTGGACGCGGCGCAGGTGCTGCTGAAGAAGGCCGTCGAGGTGGACGCCACGGTCGCCCGGGAGGGGCTGGAGTTCGGGGTGGTGGCCCGGCAGGTCGCCGTCGGCGGGCAGATGCTCACCCTGCGCGGCCTGGGCGGCGAGTACCACGAGGTGTACCTCCCGCTGCACGGCGCCCACCAGGCGCACAACGCGGCCGTCGCCCTCGCCGCCGTGGAGGCGTTCTTCGGGGTGGGCGCGCAGCGCGCCGAGCCGCTCGCCGTCGACACGGTCCGCAAGGCGTTCGCGTCCGTGTCCTCGCCGGGTCGCCTGGAGGTCGTACGGCGCTCCCCGACCGTCGTGCTGGACGCCGCGCACAACCCGGCCGGCGCCGAGGCGGCGGCCGAGGCCGTACGGGAGGCGTTCGACTTCAGCCGGCTGATCGGGGTGGTCGGCGCGAGCGGCGACAAGAACGTGCGGGGGCTGCTGGAGGCCTTCGAACCGCTCTTCACGGAGGTCGTCGTCACCCAGAACTCCAGCCACCGCGCCATGGACGCGGACGAGCTGGCCGCGATCGCCGTCGAGGTGTTCGGCGAGGAGCGGGTCCAGGTCGAGCCGCGGCTGCCCGACGCCCTGGAGGCCGCGATCACGCTGGCCGAGGAGGAGGGCGAGTTCACCGGTGGCGGCGTGCTGGTCACCGGCTCCGTCATCACGGTCGGCGAGGCCCGGCTGCTGCTCGGAAAGGGCTGA
- a CDS encoding DUF4233 domain-containing protein — translation MRTLCASTLIGEFFIIGFAGLVAMKDPDLSTSTVWLVSGIAMVLCVLLCGMVTRPGGVALGWALQLALIASGVFVPTMYFMGVVFAALWWASVHFGRKVDEAKARFAAAAESSSASADAA, via the coding sequence ATGCGTACGCTCTGCGCGTCGACCCTGATCGGCGAGTTCTTCATCATCGGGTTCGCCGGCCTCGTCGCCATGAAGGACCCCGACCTGTCCACGTCGACGGTGTGGCTGGTCAGCGGCATCGCGATGGTGCTGTGCGTGCTGCTGTGCGGCATGGTGACCCGGCCGGGCGGCGTCGCCCTCGGCTGGGCGCTGCAGCTCGCCCTGATCGCGTCCGGCGTCTTCGTCCCGACGATGTATTTCATGGGCGTGGTCTTCGCGGCGCTGTGGTGGGCATCGGTGCACTTCGGGAGGAAGGTGGACGAGGCGAAGGCGAGATTCGCGGCGGCCGCGGAATCCTCCTCCGCTTCCGCTGACGCTGCGTGA
- the ndk gene encoding nucleoside-diphosphate kinase, translating to MSQRTLVLLKPDAVRRGLTGEIISRIERKAGWQITALELRTLDQDTLEQHYGEHKGKPFYEPLVEFMASGPVVAMIVEGERVVEGLRALAGPTDPIAAAPGSIRGDYGVIVRENLIHASDSEESAEREVKIFFPGRA from the coding sequence GTGAGCCAGCGCACCCTCGTCCTCCTCAAGCCCGACGCCGTCCGTCGCGGCCTGACCGGCGAGATCATCAGCCGCATCGAGCGCAAGGCCGGCTGGCAGATCACCGCGCTGGAACTGCGCACCCTGGACCAGGACACGCTGGAGCAGCACTACGGTGAGCACAAGGGCAAGCCGTTCTACGAGCCGCTCGTGGAGTTCATGGCCTCCGGCCCGGTCGTGGCCATGATCGTCGAGGGTGAGCGGGTCGTCGAGGGGCTGCGCGCCCTGGCCGGCCCCACCGACCCGATCGCCGCCGCGCCCGGCTCCATCCGGGGCGACTACGGCGTCATCGTCCGCGAGAACCTGATCCACGCCTCCGACTCCGAGGAGTCCGCCGAGCGCGAGGTCAAGATCTTCTTCCCGGGTCGCGCGTAA
- a CDS encoding rod shape-determining protein, which yields MSFIGRDMAVDLGTANTLVYVRGRGIVLNEPSVVAINTNTGGILAVGAEAKKMIGRTPGNIVAVRPLKDGVIADFEITERMLRYFILKIHKRRYLARPRVVVCVPSGITGVERRAVIEASSQAGARQVHIIEEPMAAAIGSGLPVHEATGNMVVDIGGGTTEVAVISLGGIVTAQSIRVAGDELDNAIIQYIKKEYSLLLGERTAEQIKITIGSAYDLDADEHTEVRGRDLVSGLPKTVVISAAEVRKAIEEPVNAIVDAVKTTLDKCPPELSGDIMDRGIVLTGGGALLRGLDERLRRETGMPIHIAEDPLDSVALGSGKCVEEFEALQQVLDAQPRR from the coding sequence ATGTCGTTCATCGGCCGTGACATGGCTGTCGACCTCGGGACCGCCAACACGCTGGTGTACGTCAGGGGTCGCGGGATCGTACTCAACGAACCGTCCGTCGTCGCGATCAACACCAACACCGGTGGCATCCTCGCGGTCGGTGCCGAAGCGAAGAAGATGATCGGCCGCACGCCGGGCAACATCGTCGCCGTGCGTCCGCTGAAGGACGGCGTGATCGCCGACTTCGAGATCACCGAGCGGATGCTCCGCTACTTCATCCTGAAGATCCACAAGCGGCGGTATCTCGCCCGGCCGCGGGTCGTCGTCTGCGTGCCCTCGGGCATCACGGGCGTCGAGCGCCGCGCCGTCATCGAGGCGTCCTCCCAGGCAGGCGCCCGCCAGGTGCACATCATCGAGGAGCCCATGGCCGCCGCCATCGGCTCCGGCCTGCCGGTCCACGAGGCCACGGGCAACATGGTGGTGGACATCGGCGGCGGCACCACGGAGGTCGCCGTCATCTCGCTCGGCGGCATCGTCACCGCCCAGTCCATCCGCGTGGCGGGCGACGAGCTGGACAACGCGATCATCCAGTACATCAAGAAGGAGTACAGCCTCCTGCTGGGTGAGCGCACGGCCGAACAGATCAAGATCACGATCGGTTCGGCGTACGACCTCGACGCCGACGAACACACCGAAGTCCGTGGCCGGGACCTGGTCTCCGGTCTGCCGAAGACCGTGGTCATCTCGGCCGCCGAGGTCCGCAAGGCGATCGAGGAGCCGGTCAACGCGATCGTCGACGCGGTCAAGACGACCCTCGACAAGTGCCCGCCGGAGCTGTCGGGCGACATCATGGACCGGGGCATCGTGCTGACCGGCGGCGGCGCCCTGCTGCGCGGCCTCGACGAGCGGCTGCGCCGGGAGACCGGTATGCCGATCCACATCGCCGAGGACCCGCTGGACAGCGTGGCGCTCGGCTCCGGCAAATGCGTCGAGGAGTTCGAGGCGCTCCAGCAGGTCCTGGACGCCCAGCCGCGCAGATGA
- the mreC gene encoding rod shape-determining protein MreC has product MRDTKESRLLLVLLIAIAFALITVDIRGGRNSPVDGARQAAAAVFGPVENGMSSVVDPVGNAVSAIRDSGSRHDRLAALEKENAALKAKLGSDDRNRSRLKQLDKMLKIAGEGQYGIKGAQVIAIGAAQGFSWTITIDAGANDGIKRDMTVLNGDGLVGRVTTVGPDSATVLLANDPDFTVGTRMEGSDELGFASGQGDRPLRVELLNGKAEVKKGDRLVTFGSEADRPFVPGVPVGVVSRVDPSGGGLTRTVYVTPYVGFTKLDIVGVVVQAPKKDPRDEVLPAKPKPTPRPTVTVTVTPSANASDGQQQQEQQ; this is encoded by the coding sequence GTGAGGGACACGAAAGAGAGCCGGCTGCTCCTGGTCCTGCTGATCGCCATCGCGTTCGCACTGATCACGGTGGACATCAGAGGGGGCCGGAACTCCCCGGTCGACGGTGCCCGGCAGGCCGCGGCCGCCGTGTTCGGCCCCGTGGAGAACGGGATGTCCTCGGTGGTCGACCCCGTCGGCAACGCCGTCTCCGCCATCCGTGACTCCGGCAGCCGCCACGACCGGCTCGCCGCGCTGGAGAAGGAGAACGCGGCCCTCAAGGCCAAACTCGGCAGCGACGACCGCAACCGCAGCCGTCTGAAGCAGCTCGACAAGATGCTGAAGATCGCCGGCGAGGGCCAGTACGGCATCAAGGGCGCCCAGGTCATCGCCATCGGCGCGGCCCAGGGCTTCTCCTGGACCATCACCATCGACGCCGGCGCGAACGACGGCATCAAACGGGACATGACCGTGCTCAACGGCGACGGTCTGGTCGGCCGCGTCACCACCGTCGGCCCGGACAGCGCGACCGTCCTGCTCGCCAACGACCCCGACTTCACCGTCGGCACCCGCATGGAGGGCAGCGACGAACTCGGCTTCGCCTCCGGCCAGGGCGATCGCCCGCTGCGCGTGGAACTGCTCAACGGCAAGGCCGAGGTGAAGAAGGGCGACCGGCTCGTCACCTTCGGCTCCGAGGCCGACCGGCCCTTCGTGCCCGGCGTCCCCGTCGGCGTCGTCTCCCGCGTCGACCCGTCCGGCGGCGGCCTGACCCGCACCGTCTACGTCACGCCGTACGTCGGCTTCACCAAGCTCGACATCGTCGGCGTCGTCGTCCAGGCCCCCAAGAAGGACCCGCGGGACGAGGTCCTGCCGGCCAAACCGAAACCCACGCCCCGGCCGACGGTGACCGTCACGGTCACCCCTTCGGCGAACGCCTCCGACGGCCAGCAGCAGCAAGAGCAGCAGTAG
- the mreD gene encoding rod shape-determining protein MreD translates to MRVNRILLSTALVVVALVIQVSALARLHLPGAVPDLLLLTVLGLAMVYGHVGGALVGFGAGLLADLAPPADHAAGRYALVLCVIGYAAGLIRPENGRLKSATGPMAVVVAAAVGSTLLYAGVGALVGDTAARHVGLTGLLFSAALYDLLLAPFVVPGVMWLARRSDNDPLTETASTGKSGDISSGWLSSGTGLRIGSQRGGLGALKAKARTRSARVGRIKGVKRL, encoded by the coding sequence ATGCGTGTCAACCGGATCCTGCTCTCCACCGCGCTCGTCGTCGTCGCGCTGGTGATCCAGGTGAGCGCCCTCGCCCGGCTCCACCTGCCGGGCGCCGTCCCCGACCTGCTGCTCCTCACCGTCCTCGGCCTGGCCATGGTCTACGGCCACGTCGGCGGCGCCCTCGTCGGCTTCGGCGCCGGCCTCCTCGCCGACCTCGCCCCGCCCGCCGACCACGCCGCCGGCAGGTACGCGCTCGTGCTGTGCGTCATCGGCTACGCGGCCGGCCTGATCAGACCGGAGAACGGCCGCCTGAAGTCCGCGACCGGCCCCATGGCCGTCGTGGTCGCCGCCGCGGTCGGCTCCACCCTGCTGTACGCCGGTGTCGGCGCCCTCGTCGGCGACACCGCCGCCCGCCATGTCGGCCTGACCGGGCTGCTGTTCTCCGCCGCCCTCTACGACCTGCTGCTCGCGCCCTTCGTGGTGCCGGGCGTCATGTGGCTGGCCCGGCGCTCCGACAACGACCCGCTCACCGAGACCGCGTCCACCGGCAAGTCCGGCGACATCTCCTCCGGCTGGCTCTCGTCCGGCACCGGCCTGCGCATCGGCAGCCAGCGCGGCGGCCTCGGCGCCCTCAAGGCCAAGGCCCGTACCCGTTCCGCGCGGGTGGGCCGCATCAAGGGGGTCAAGCGGCTGTGA
- the mrdA gene encoding penicillin-binding protein 2 — MTNIPETGRTPRVQTRLVVIQILVLSLLGTLGGRLWYLQIREGAQYQKEASGNHVQQVVQPAVRGSILDARGVPLADNETRLVVSASRTDLLKQKDDGKAVLTKLAGVLGMDPQEVMQKVRLCDAKTPQPCWNGSPYQPIPVTDEATPKQALQIRERSEDFPGITAEPEAVRRYPGPGKSNTAQVLGYVSPVTDEELKKSEDTDSPYLRSDMVGRNGLERQYDKALRGKAGVTRYEVDNLGRVIGKAKSDTPVPGSNLVTSIDSRVQRVAEYELDKAMKAARTQYDSITGENYKADSGAVVVMEAKTGRIVAMASAPTYDPNVWVGGISAKDYKKLTGKDSDYPLLNRAIQGQAAPGSTFKVVSTAAAVQAGYPWDGGYPCTSSYSVGSQVFKNFEGESFGPISLGRALEVSCDTVFYGLADKEWKRDGGINPKKGEPKDWFFKTAHEFGLGAKTGVDLPNEVTGRIPDRKWKQDYWEANKDAWCKYGKKDGTYVEKIAWENCREGNKMREGDEINYSIGQGDTLLTPIQEAVMYGAVANGGTMYQPTIGKAIISPDGKTVTPIKPTKSGRLPVSQATLKGMNEAFAGVITRGTAAWKFGGWPQDKIPLHAKTGTAEVYGKQTTSWLATYSKDYTVIMTIAQAGTGSGASGEAVRNIYSALYGVQADGSIDNKAALLPHPQQGLPKVRTDGTIASPKVKGDPAKDVENAQKNNATNSQDQQPATSPSPTSTSNTRRRPRRRPRRRGSRRTQP; from the coding sequence GTGACGAACATTCCCGAGACCGGCCGGACCCCACGGGTCCAGACCCGGCTCGTCGTCATCCAGATCCTCGTCCTCTCCCTGCTCGGCACCCTCGGCGGCCGCCTGTGGTACCTGCAGATCCGGGAGGGCGCCCAGTACCAGAAGGAGGCCTCCGGCAACCACGTCCAGCAGGTCGTCCAGCCCGCGGTGCGCGGCTCCATCCTGGACGCCCGCGGCGTGCCCCTCGCCGACAACGAGACCAGACTGGTCGTCTCCGCCTCCCGCACCGACCTGCTCAAGCAGAAGGACGACGGCAAGGCCGTCCTGACCAAGCTGGCCGGCGTCCTCGGCATGGACCCGCAGGAGGTCATGCAGAAGGTCCGGCTGTGCGACGCCAAGACCCCCCAGCCCTGCTGGAACGGCTCGCCCTACCAGCCGATCCCGGTCACCGACGAGGCCACCCCCAAGCAGGCCCTGCAGATCCGCGAGCGCTCCGAGGACTTCCCCGGCATCACCGCCGAGCCCGAGGCCGTGCGCCGCTACCCCGGCCCCGGCAAGTCCAACACCGCCCAGGTCCTCGGCTACGTCTCCCCGGTCACCGACGAGGAGCTGAAGAAGTCCGAGGACACCGACTCGCCGTACCTGCGCTCCGACATGGTCGGCCGCAACGGCCTGGAGCGGCAGTACGACAAGGCCCTGCGCGGCAAGGCCGGCGTCACCCGCTACGAGGTGGACAACCTCGGCCGGGTCATCGGCAAGGCCAAGTCGGACACCCCGGTCCCTGGTTCCAACCTGGTCACCAGCATCGACTCCCGCGTGCAGCGCGTCGCCGAGTACGAACTGGACAAGGCGATGAAGGCCGCCCGCACCCAGTACGACAGCATCACCGGCGAGAACTACAAGGCGGACTCCGGCGCCGTCGTCGTGATGGAGGCCAAGACCGGCCGGATCGTCGCCATGGCCTCCGCCCCCACCTACGACCCGAACGTGTGGGTGGGCGGCATCTCCGCCAAGGACTACAAGAAGCTCACCGGCAAGGACTCCGACTACCCGCTCCTCAACAGGGCCATACAGGGTCAGGCCGCACCCGGCTCCACCTTCAAGGTGGTGTCCACGGCCGCCGCCGTCCAGGCCGGCTACCCCTGGGACGGCGGATATCCGTGCACCAGCTCGTACTCGGTGGGCAGCCAGGTCTTCAAGAACTTCGAGGGCGAGAGCTTCGGCCCGATCTCCCTGGGCCGCGCCCTGGAGGTCTCCTGCGACACCGTCTTCTACGGCCTCGCCGACAAGGAGTGGAAGCGGGACGGCGGCATCAACCCCAAGAAGGGCGAGCCGAAGGACTGGTTCTTCAAGACCGCCCACGAGTTCGGCCTCGGCGCCAAGACCGGCGTCGACCTGCCCAACGAGGTCACCGGCCGCATCCCCGACCGCAAGTGGAAGCAGGACTACTGGGAGGCCAACAAGGACGCCTGGTGCAAGTACGGCAAGAAGGACGGCACCTACGTCGAGAAGATCGCCTGGGAGAACTGCCGCGAAGGCAACAAGATGCGTGAGGGCGACGAGATCAACTACTCCATCGGCCAGGGCGACACCCTGCTCACGCCGATCCAGGAGGCCGTGATGTACGGCGCCGTCGCCAACGGCGGCACCATGTACCAGCCGACCATCGGCAAGGCGATCATCAGCCCCGACGGCAAGACCGTCACCCCGATCAAGCCCACGAAGAGCGGCAGGCTGCCCGTCAGCCAGGCCACCCTCAAGGGCATGAACGAGGCCTTCGCCGGCGTCATCACCCGCGGTACCGCCGCCTGGAAGTTCGGCGGCTGGCCCCAGGACAAGATCCCGCTGCACGCCAAGACCGGTACCGCCGAGGTCTACGGCAAGCAGACCACCTCCTGGCTCGCCACGTACTCCAAGGACTACACGGTGATCATGACGATCGCCCAGGCCGGTACGGGTTCCGGAGCCTCCGGTGAGGCCGTCCGCAACATCTACAGCGCGCTCTACGGCGTCCAGGCCGACGGCTCCATCGACAACAAGGCCGCCCTCCTGCCCCACCCGCAGCAGGGCCTGCCGAAGGTCCGCACCGACGGCACCATCGCCTCGCCCAAGGTCAAGGGCGACCCCGCGAAGGACGTCGAGAACGCCCAGAAGAACAACGCCACCAATAGCCAGGACCAGCAGCCGGCCACCTCGCCGTCGCCCACCAGTACCAGCAACACCCGCAGGCGACCACGCAGAAGGCCGCGCCGGAGGGGAAGCCGGAGGACGCAGCCATGA